The nucleotide sequence GACCTGGAATACCGCTTCAATGCCGCCGATGTGAAGATGGTGGTAACCTACGACGATCCCGCCTTGCAGAAGGAAGTGGAAACCGCCCAGGAAAAGAGCACCTCCGTCGAAAAGCTGGTAACTGTTGGCCAGGCCCGTCAGAACTGGATCAGCTTCTACGACGATTACGAAATTTGCCCCCCGGTATTTGAACGCCCCACGGGTGCTGACGCTATCAAGAACGACGACATCATGATCGTTTACTTCACCAGCGGCACAAGCAGTAACCCCAAGATGGTGGCTCATACCTTTACTTACCCCCTGGGTCACATCATCACTGCGAAGTACTGGCAGAACGTGGTAGATGGCGGCCGTCACCTGACCGTTGCAGAAACAGGTTGGGCCAAGGCTCTCTGGGGAAAGATCTACGGCCAGTGGATTGCAGGTTCCGCCGTATTTACCTACGACATGAACGTATTCATTCCGGGCAAGCTCCTGGAAAAGATGGCCACTTACAAGATCACTTCTTTCTGCGCTCCTCCCACAGCATATCGTGCCCTGTTGCTTCAGGATATTAGCAAGTATGATTTGTCCAGCTTGACTTACTGTGTTACCGCAGGTGAGGCTCTCAGCTCCGACATTTTCAACAAGTGGTTCGAAAAGACTGGTCACAAGCTCCGCGAAGGTTATGGCCAGACCGAGCTGACTTTGACCACCGGAAACTTCCCCTGGATGGAACCTCGCCCGGGTTCCATGGGTAAGCCCGCTCCCGGCTACAAGATGGACATCGTCAATGGTGAAGGTGAATCTTGCAAGACAGAGGAAGTTGGCGAAATCATCATCAAGATTGACGAAGGCAAACCCTTTGGGATGTTCGGTGGTTACTACCGCGATGCAGAACGTACCGAGAAGGTTTTCGAAGGTGGCGTTTACCATACTGGCGATACCGCATGGCGTGATGAAGATGGCTACTTCTGGTTCGTGGGCCGCACCGATGACCTGATCAAGAGTTCCGGCTATCGCATTAGCCCCTTCGAAGTGGAAGAAGTTCTGCACCAGCACCCCGCTGTTCTTGAAGTGGCTGTGACCGGCGTCGAAGACCGCACCCGTGGTCAGGCCGTGAAGGCTACCATCGTGCTCCAGAAGGGTTACGAAGCCTCCAAGGAACTTGCAAAGGAAATCCAGCTGTTCACCAAGAAGGTGGCAGCTTCCTACAAGAGCCCCCGCTTCATCGACTTCGTTGAAGAGCTGCCTAAGACCATCAGCGGCAAGATCCGTCGTGCCACCATCCGTGATAACGACAAGGCCGCCTCTGATGCAGCAAACGCCACTGCCGAAAATCCGGCAGAAGGCAATGACGAATCCAAGAAAGACGAAGCTTAATTCAAGAGAGTTATAAATGACAAAACGTAGAGTTGTAATTACCGGTATGGGTGCTGTGACACCCCTTGGCAAGAACGTTAAGGAACTGTGGGATGGCATCCAGCACGAAAAGTGCGGCATTGGCCCCATCACCTTGTTCGACGCCACCGATTGCCCGGTGAAGATTGCTGCCGAAGTCAAGGACTTCAAGCCTGAAGAACACGGCATCGACCCCAAGGAAGCCCGCCGTATGGCTCGCTTCACCCAGTTCCTGCTGGCAGCTTCCAAGGAAGCTGTGGCAGACGCAAAGCTTACTGAAGACGACCTGCACGCTGATACCACCGGCATTATCGCTGGTACCGGTTTTGGCGGCATGGATATTATCGACAGCACGTTCAACCAGTATGTGGCTGGTGGCCGTCGTCGCGTTTCTCCCTTGGCTATGGCTGAACTGATTCCCAACGAAGGCGCTGCCAACGTTTCCATTGCACTGGGCATTACCGGCTGCGCATGGGCCATTGGCACTGCTTGCGCTTCCGGCACCGACGCCCTGGGCGTTGCCCTGGATGCTGTCCGTTCCGGTCGCTTGGATGTGTGCCTTGCCGGTGGTTCCGAAAGCGGCATTACCGACTACTCCATCAAGGCCTTCGCTGGCATGCATGCCCTTACCGACAAG is from Fibrobacter sp. and encodes:
- a CDS encoding AMP-binding protein, producing the protein MILNKFLARTEYDSYEDLYQNFKLSIPDNFNFAYDVVDEYAKTEPKREALVWCDDNDESHIFTFKDLSRASQRTANFLVNSGIKKGDRVMLILRRRYEFWYFLLALHRIGAIAIPATNMLSSHDLEYRFNAADVKMVVTYDDPALQKEVETAQEKSTSVEKLVTVGQARQNWISFYDDYEICPPVFERPTGADAIKNDDIMIVYFTSGTSSNPKMVAHTFTYPLGHIITAKYWQNVVDGGRHLTVAETGWAKALWGKIYGQWIAGSAVFTYDMNVFIPGKLLEKMATYKITSFCAPPTAYRALLLQDISKYDLSSLTYCVTAGEALSSDIFNKWFEKTGHKLREGYGQTELTLTTGNFPWMEPRPGSMGKPAPGYKMDIVNGEGESCKTEEVGEIIIKIDEGKPFGMFGGYYRDAERTEKVFEGGVYHTGDTAWRDEDGYFWFVGRTDDLIKSSGYRISPFEVEEVLHQHPAVLEVAVTGVEDRTRGQAVKATIVLQKGYEASKELAKEIQLFTKKVAASYKSPRFIDFVEELPKTISGKIRRATIRDNDKAASDAANATAENPAEGNDESKKDEA
- the fabF gene encoding beta-ketoacyl-ACP synthase II, translating into MTKRRVVITGMGAVTPLGKNVKELWDGIQHEKCGIGPITLFDATDCPVKIAAEVKDFKPEEHGIDPKEARRMARFTQFLLAASKEAVADAKLTEDDLHADTTGIIAGTGFGGMDIIDSTFNQYVAGGRRRVSPLAMAELIPNEGAANVSIALGITGCAWAIGTACASGTDALGVALDAVRSGRLDVCLAGGSESGITDYSIKAFAGMHALTDKFNDCPEKASRPFDKDRSGFIMGEGGAVMILEELEHAKARGAKIYAELAGYGAAADAYHITSPKPDGSGCAMAMKRAIKDAGIEPTDIDYYNAHGTSTHLNDVTETAMLKIALGDHARKIKVSSTKSMTGHCVGAAGVCEAIISTMAVCDSFVPATINLENPDPECDLDYTPNKGVSMNVDVAASASLGFGGHDGIVIIKKFNG